In the genome of Hemicordylus capensis ecotype Gifberg chromosome 10, rHemCap1.1.pri, whole genome shotgun sequence, the window TGCGTCCTGATGGCCTAGAAATGACAAACTGTAGAGCCGAGGATAGAGATCTGTGGGTCATGGGTTGCGGTGTGCATGGGTGTTGATGTTTACGCCTTTTctcttagtattattattattaataataataataataataggattgACGGCAGTTACGGGAAGCAAGGTCCTCCTGAATGTGTGGGGAaacgcggggggggggacacctggaaatggtggggcttccACTCCCCCAGCTCGCTGCTGAAattaagacaaaaacaaaacaaaataggaaTACTAAAAGGACCAGAGAATTATTGCAACGGAGAAGTGGCGATTTTGGCCTATTGGCCGAAGAGGTTTCAGGAGAAGCTGGTGATTGTTTTGCTCCtagtttggggagggaggggggatttcTGCATgtttctttccatctcctccttgccccccccaAGAACCTTTGACCTCCCCCTCCTgtgtcctccccccgccccacacaaaGCAGATTCCTAGCTGCAACAAACACGTTGCTTTGCTGAAGCTGGAGCGGTCTCGGGGCATACAGACGGCCTCTCTTCCCCTGCCTtgacccccaccaccccagcctcTCCGCTTGAGCCCCCCCGCTCCCCTCCAACCCCCCAGCCCCAGGTCGCTGCCCTGAGCCCTCACAGCCCCAGACGCCTTCCTTGGCAATGCAGGTATTAATTGCTGTAGTTTCTTCCTTATTTACTGCAGCCGTCCAGAGGGGCAGAATGCCACCCACACAGCCGACCCACGGCCAGTTCGCCTTAACCAACGGGGACCCCCTGAACTGCCATTCGTACCTCTCCGGATATATCTCCCTGTTGCTGAGGGCAGAGCCTTACCCGACCTCCCGCTTCGGCAGCCAGTGCATGCAGCCGAACAACATCATGGGCATCGAGAACATTTGCGAGCTGGCCGCCAGGATGCTTTTCAGTGCCGTCGAGTGGGCCCGGAATATCCCCTTTTTCCCCGACCTCCAGATCACAGACCAGGTGGCCCTCCTACGGCTAACCTGGAGTGAGTTGTTTGTCCTGAACGCCGCCCAGTGCTCCATGCCTCTCCATGTCGCCCCGCTCCTGGCTGCCGCCGGCCTCCACGCCTCGCCCATGTCCGCCGACCGAGTGGTCGCCTTTATGGACCACATACGGATCTTCCAGGAACAAGTCGAGAAACTGAAGGCCTTACACGTGGACTCGGCGGAATACAGCTGCCTGAAGGCCATCGTCCTCTTCACCTCGGGTAAGCCGGGAGGCCACCCTCGGGGGTGCGTGTGGATGATGGCGGGTCTGTGGCTTGTTTTCTCGGGCGGAGCGGGTGCGATCCTGCAAACCCGCCGTCCCCGTAGAGCTGCCTGCTTGTCCCTGGGGTGGAGGTggcaaatggtgggggg includes:
- the NR2F2 gene encoding COUP transcription factor 2 isoform X7; this translates as MCGETRGGGHLEMVGLPLPQLAAEIKTKTKQNRNTKRTRELLQRRSGDFGLLAEEVSGEAAVQRGRMPPTQPTHGQFALTNGDPLNCHSYLSGYISLLLRAEPYPTSRFGSQCMQPNNIMGIENICELAARMLFSAVEWARNIPFFPDLQITDQVALLRLTWSELFVLNAAQCSMPLHVAPLLAAAGLHASPMSADRVVAFMDHIRIFQEQVEKLKALHVDSAEYSCLKAIVLFTSDACGLSDVAHVESLQEKSQCALEEYVRSQYPNQPTRFGKLLLRLPSLRTVSSSVIEQLFFVRLGLLPFNHCSGHPGSSELFWGPIAKGLDSCLCPQ
- the NR2F2 gene encoding COUP transcription factor 2 isoform X8 — its product is MQAIWDLEQGKYALAVQRGRMPPTQPTHGQFALTNGDPLNCHSYLSGYISLLLRAEPYPTSRFGSQCMQPNNIMGIENICELAARMLFSAVEWARNIPFFPDLQITDQVALLRLTWSELFVLNAAQCSMPLHVAPLLAAAGLHASPMSADRVVAFMDHIRIFQEQVEKLKALHVDSAEYSCLKAIVLFTSDACGLSDVAHVESLQEKSQCALEEYVRSQYPNQPTRFGKLLLRLPSLRTVSSSVIEQLFFVRLVGKTPIETLIRDMLLSGSSFNWPYMAIQ